One genomic segment of Natrialbaceae archaeon AArc-T1-2 includes these proteins:
- a CDS encoding ATP-dependent DNA helicase, translating into MGEDEPLEPRGNQPAALESEAACISVDAGAGTGKTTTMLMRIERAIDRDGVDPGDVLVLTFANETAASIREAVRERLGPATAADIDVYTYHSLCHRLVREYAYAIGRSPEFDVVTGRGRRRIVRRLLAENDYEFATTGGDGSVDDLTAEIDHFVRVMSQEGIDPDDLTRRLPDVRTLELLAQFVLRLEQQAEETLSFDNEALRYFDGEAHLETARESLLEYGKLLTICQEKIAEAPEEYRDDPVVADVDRYVAVLQGCVTNVRETLSLAEPTTKHLPRALFCNQITGEATDRLEQTPIGRLGSYVEFLRLARHYTAVYADYRATLEREGIADFDDLVRTATDLLADERFTGEITGRWEQVYCDEFQDTDATQFELVRRLTAGPDRPDLFAIGDKDQSIYGWRGTDREGLDRLADAYDDHESVALELNFRSKQEILDLTNECAYDFDSPKTLREVGRTPGEYDEPEPPLRVGRVASDAIDSSPAQQVATTVSRLLNGELEDVPRRSLSDVAVIVRTNRHARAVADELRERQIPHEVSGSAGSDLSPGIRTVVSYLRVLVEPGADVHLRRVLLYRYRVSRADLARLARPSGSLYEGLLSADLTDESAFADPEALERAREHLTELETVREVYPLGGFVRRFRELTRLEWFTESDERADLERIERFAESYDPDSVLATLTEEFVDALERALTGGRTGYDRGSRSEDCVDVMTVHQAKGLEFDTVLVPYLSDEEWCVERDYTNRARERLLAATIDDDVDSPLCADLAAETVGEEWRVLHVALTRAENHLFLFGSSYDYEGEDDQLGVSTAETCLADPIEWDVAGRRMDLWDRLTESVERVRETYPETVADRTDEIARSADETPGTITYYEGYADRSVEPLESREAIETVHRLGRLLRSETLLPAADAASHVDEVRVPADRSASALSTETTRFPVETLSSATDVPVAVRHSYSAVRTHGECPRKHYLDHVVDAVADPPEDGDDARIVGRLFHAVAEEAFHREYRSRDAWREAADRQLTARDRTDGREAVLACIDRYFEATASGIETPVREWEPLAAELPFSLADVDGIGGEVVGYVDAVRRTPDGEVVVLDYKTTNERVDPDDAVQLRLYLRACRDRFDEAISRAGYVYVGEAGPAVDLFDRDELPAWSSVRERLAAVDDPSFAETEPGDHCRFCAHRSLGCGPDGDDEK; encoded by the coding sequence ATGGGTGAGGACGAGCCACTCGAGCCGCGGGGAAACCAGCCTGCAGCCCTCGAGAGCGAGGCGGCGTGTATCTCCGTCGACGCCGGCGCGGGAACGGGAAAGACGACGACGATGCTCATGCGAATCGAACGGGCGATCGATCGCGACGGCGTCGACCCCGGCGACGTGCTCGTGCTCACGTTCGCGAACGAGACCGCCGCGAGCATCCGGGAGGCCGTCCGCGAACGGCTGGGACCGGCGACGGCAGCCGACATCGACGTCTACACCTATCACTCGCTGTGTCACCGGCTCGTCCGCGAGTACGCCTACGCCATCGGTCGCTCGCCGGAGTTCGACGTCGTCACCGGGCGTGGCCGGCGTCGCATCGTCCGGCGGCTGCTCGCGGAGAACGACTACGAGTTCGCTACGACCGGCGGCGACGGCTCCGTCGACGACCTCACAGCGGAGATCGACCACTTCGTCCGGGTGATGAGCCAGGAGGGGATCGATCCCGACGACCTCACGAGACGGCTGCCGGACGTTCGCACCCTCGAGTTACTCGCCCAGTTCGTCCTCCGGCTCGAACAGCAGGCCGAGGAGACGCTGTCGTTCGACAACGAGGCGCTTCGGTACTTCGACGGCGAGGCCCACCTCGAGACGGCCCGGGAGTCGCTGCTCGAGTACGGCAAGCTGTTGACGATCTGTCAGGAGAAAATCGCCGAAGCGCCCGAGGAGTACCGCGACGATCCGGTCGTCGCCGACGTCGATCGCTACGTCGCGGTCTTGCAAGGCTGCGTGACGAACGTCCGCGAGACGCTCTCGCTCGCCGAACCGACGACGAAACACCTGCCACGGGCGCTCTTTTGCAACCAGATCACAGGCGAAGCGACCGACCGCCTCGAGCAAACTCCGATCGGCCGGCTCGGAAGCTACGTCGAGTTCCTCCGGCTGGCCCGTCACTACACCGCAGTCTACGCCGACTACCGGGCGACGCTCGAACGAGAGGGGATCGCCGACTTCGACGACCTCGTCCGGACGGCGACCGATCTGCTCGCCGACGAGCGATTTACAGGCGAGATCACCGGGCGGTGGGAGCAGGTATACTGCGACGAGTTCCAGGACACAGACGCCACCCAGTTCGAACTCGTCCGGCGGCTGACTGCGGGGCCGGACCGTCCGGACCTCTTCGCGATCGGTGACAAAGACCAGTCGATCTACGGCTGGCGCGGCACCGACCGCGAGGGGCTAGATCGCCTCGCCGACGCCTACGACGATCACGAATCCGTCGCTCTCGAGTTGAACTTCCGTTCGAAACAGGAGATTCTCGACCTGACCAACGAGTGTGCCTACGACTTCGACTCGCCGAAGACGCTCCGGGAGGTGGGGCGAACGCCCGGCGAGTACGACGAGCCGGAGCCGCCGCTTCGCGTCGGGAGAGTCGCGAGCGACGCGATCGACTCCTCGCCGGCCCAGCAGGTCGCGACGACGGTCTCACGGCTGTTAAACGGCGAACTCGAGGACGTTCCGCGGCGGTCGCTGTCGGACGTGGCCGTGATCGTCCGTACGAACCGCCACGCCCGGGCGGTCGCCGACGAGCTCCGCGAGCGACAGATTCCACACGAGGTGTCGGGCTCGGCCGGAAGCGACCTCTCGCCGGGAATCCGGACCGTCGTCTCCTATCTCCGGGTGCTGGTCGAGCCGGGAGCCGACGTCCACCTCCGGCGGGTGCTGCTGTATCGCTACCGCGTCTCCCGAGCCGACCTCGCGCGTCTGGCCAGACCATCGGGATCGCTGTACGAGGGGCTGCTTTCGGCCGACCTGACCGACGAGAGCGCCTTCGCGGATCCCGAGGCCCTCGAGCGCGCTCGCGAGCACCTCACGGAGCTCGAGACCGTACGCGAGGTCTACCCGCTCGGCGGGTTCGTCCGGCGGTTTCGCGAACTGACCCGCCTCGAGTGGTTCACAGAGAGCGACGAACGGGCGGATCTCGAGCGGATCGAACGGTTCGCAGAGAGCTACGATCCCGACTCGGTGCTCGCGACGCTCACCGAGGAGTTCGTCGACGCCCTCGAGCGGGCACTGACCGGCGGCCGGACTGGCTACGATCGGGGCAGCCGATCCGAAGACTGCGTGGACGTGATGACCGTCCACCAGGCGAAAGGCCTCGAGTTCGACACCGTACTCGTACCGTATCTCTCCGACGAGGAGTGGTGCGTCGAACGCGATTACACGAACCGCGCCCGCGAGCGGCTGCTCGCAGCGACGATCGACGACGACGTCGACTCGCCGCTGTGTGCAGACCTCGCAGCGGAAACGGTCGGCGAGGAGTGGCGCGTACTCCACGTCGCGCTCACTCGCGCCGAGAACCACCTGTTCCTGTTCGGCTCGAGCTACGACTACGAGGGTGAAGACGACCAGCTCGGAGTCTCGACCGCCGAGACCTGTCTGGCCGATCCGATCGAGTGGGACGTCGCCGGCCGGCGGATGGACCTCTGGGATCGCCTGACCGAGAGCGTCGAGCGGGTCCGGGAGACCTACCCCGAGACCGTCGCCGACCGGACCGACGAGATCGCACGCTCGGCCGACGAGACGCCGGGAACGATCACCTACTACGAAGGGTACGCCGACCGGTCGGTCGAACCTCTCGAGAGCCGGGAGGCGATCGAGACGGTCCACCGGCTCGGGCGGTTGCTCCGATCCGAGACGTTGCTCCCGGCGGCCGACGCGGCCTCTCACGTCGACGAGGTTCGGGTTCCGGCGGACCGCAGCGCGAGCGCGCTCTCGACCGAAACCACCAGATTTCCCGTCGAGACGCTCTCGAGTGCGACCGACGTCCCCGTGGCCGTACGCCACAGCTACTCCGCCGTGCGAACTCACGGTGAGTGTCCGCGCAAACACTACCTCGATCACGTCGTCGACGCGGTCGCAGATCCGCCCGAGGACGGCGACGACGCACGGATCGTCGGCCGGCTCTTTCACGCCGTCGCCGAGGAGGCGTTTCACCGCGAGTACCGTAGTCGGGACGCGTGGCGTGAAGCCGCCGACCGACAGCTCACGGCCCGGGACCGGACCGACGGCCGCGAGGCCGTCCTCGCCTGCATCGATCGGTACTTCGAGGCGACCGCGTCCGGGATCGAGACGCCCGTCCGCGAGTGGGAGCCCCTCGCGGCCGAACTCCCCTTTTCGCTCGCCGACGTCGACGGGATCGGCGGCGAGGTCGTCGGCTACGTCGACGCGGTTCGACGGACGCCCGACGGCGAGGTCGTCGTGCTCGATTACAAGACGACGAACGAGCGCGTCGATCCCGACGACGCCGTCCAGCTTCGCCTGTACCTGCGGGCCTGTCGGGATCGCTTCGACGAGGCGATTTCGCGGGCCGGCTACGTCTACGTCGGCGAGGCGGGGCCGGCCGTCGACCTGTTCGACCGGGACGAGCTGCCTGCCTGGTCGTCGGTCCGGGAGCGACTCGCGGCCGTCGACGACCCCTCGTTCGCCGAGACCGAGCCCGGAGACCACTGCCGGTTCTGTGCTCACCGTTCGCTGGGCTGTGGTCCAGATGGCGACGACGAGAAGTAA
- a CDS encoding CBS domain-containing protein, whose translation MDDIFVARLMSTDLRTISPDTLVEDAAEAMLTNDVSSLIVVDDDGGLDGILTTTDFVGIVAESHPKAETPVSRYMTTDVVTTTANTPIRDVADTITEHGFHHVPVVDEAEGVIGMLSTADLAAYLAHVQTPEPV comes from the coding sequence ATGGACGACATCTTCGTCGCACGACTCATGTCCACCGACCTGCGGACGATCTCTCCTGACACGCTCGTCGAGGACGCAGCCGAAGCGATGCTCACGAACGACGTCAGCTCGCTCATCGTCGTCGACGACGACGGCGGACTCGACGGGATCCTGACGACGACCGACTTCGTTGGAATCGTCGCCGAGAGCCACCCCAAAGCCGAGACGCCGGTCTCGCGGTACATGACGACAGACGTCGTCACCACGACCGCGAACACCCCGATCCGCGACGTCGCGGACACGATTACCGAGCACGGCTTTCACCACGTCCCCGTCGTCGACGAGGCGGAAGGCGTCATCGGGATGCTCTCGACGGCGGACCTCGCGGCGTATCTCGCACACGTCCAGACGCCAGAGCCGGTCTGA
- the msrB gene encoding peptide-methionine (R)-S-oxide reductase MsrB encodes MSQERDDLPTTEVEWRERLSEEEYRILREAGTEPPFSGEYVDHEADGRYTCAGCGTTLFEADTKFESGCGWPSFYDVDDDRVETRPDTSHGMRRTEVLCANCGGHLGHVFEDGPDPTGLRYCINSVALEFEEDG; translated from the coding sequence ATGAGCCAGGAACGCGACGACCTCCCGACGACCGAGGTGGAGTGGCGCGAGCGGCTCTCCGAGGAGGAGTATCGCATCCTCCGTGAAGCTGGCACCGAACCGCCGTTCAGCGGGGAGTACGTCGACCACGAGGCGGACGGTCGGTACACCTGTGCGGGCTGTGGCACGACGCTTTTCGAGGCCGACACCAAGTTCGAGTCCGGCTGTGGCTGGCCGAGTTTCTACGACGTCGACGACGACCGCGTCGAGACGCGTCCCGACACCAGCCACGGCATGCGCCGCACCGAGGTGCTGTGTGCGAACTGCGGCGGCCACCTCGGACACGTCTTCGAGGACGGCCCCGATCCGACGGGGCTGCGTTACTGTATCAACTCCGTTGCACTCGAGTTCGAGGAAGACGGCTAA
- a CDS encoding phosphoribosyltransferase, with protein MFRDRTEAGRELGTELEERGLDVDVVLGIPRGALPVARPVADALEADLDVVVASKIGAPGNPELAIGAVASDGSVWRNESLIQQLGVPDEYVDEEAKSEAEYAREKAERYRDDGHVPDLEGRRIVVVDDGVATGATARACLRQVHEADAGHVVLAVPVAPPDSLSELEAEADEVVALETPRDFGAVGRHYSAFPQVSDEEAIEYLEE; from the coding sequence ATGTTTCGAGATCGAACCGAAGCCGGACGGGAACTGGGCACGGAACTCGAAGAGCGCGGGCTCGACGTCGACGTCGTCCTCGGGATTCCACGCGGCGCGTTGCCGGTCGCCCGACCGGTCGCGGACGCGCTCGAGGCCGACCTCGACGTAGTCGTGGCCTCGAAGATCGGCGCGCCGGGCAACCCCGAACTCGCGATCGGGGCGGTCGCGAGCGACGGCAGCGTCTGGCGCAACGAATCGCTCATCCAGCAACTCGGCGTTCCCGACGAGTACGTCGACGAGGAAGCCAAAAGCGAGGCCGAGTACGCCCGCGAAAAGGCCGAACGCTACCGCGACGACGGCCACGTCCCCGACCTCGAGGGGAGGCGGATCGTCGTCGTCGACGACGGCGTCGCGACCGGCGCGACCGCGCGGGCGTGTCTACGACAGGTCCATGAGGCGGACGCCGGCCACGTCGTCCTCGCCGTTCCCGTCGCCCCGCCCGACTCACTTTCGGAACTCGAGGCCGAAGCCGACGAGGTGGTCGCACTCGAGACACCCCGGGACTTCGGTGCGGTCGGCAGACACTACAGTGCCTTCCCGCAAGTCAGCGACGAGGAGGCGATCGAATACCTCGAGGAGTAA
- a CDS encoding metallophosphoesterase family protein yields the protein MLVLGDAHAADPGNREALLAAYEAADPDAALHVGDLEYYDLPAPTWFVAGNNEDFEIVDALRAGDEPPETRNAHLLASTATRVAGLRVAGLSGNYAPTKYDCSRDELDGGRRRHFTREDVDRAAELEDVDVFLSHEAPTGLLSYGYDPGCEHVTGLIETLAPELCLVGHHHTHRETEIAGSRVVSLAPVWERYYTLDPDRLELDAHETP from the coding sequence ATGCTCGTTCTCGGCGACGCTCACGCCGCCGACCCGGGGAACCGTGAGGCGCTTCTGGCCGCCTACGAAGCCGCAGATCCCGACGCTGCACTCCACGTCGGCGACCTCGAGTACTACGACCTGCCGGCTCCGACGTGGTTCGTCGCGGGCAACAACGAGGATTTCGAGATCGTCGACGCGTTACGAGCCGGCGACGAGCCGCCCGAAACTCGAAACGCCCACCTGCTCGCGAGCACGGCCACACGCGTCGCGGGGCTGCGCGTCGCCGGCCTCTCGGGTAACTACGCCCCGACGAAGTACGACTGCTCGCGCGACGAACTCGACGGTGGCCGCCGTCGTCACTTCACCCGCGAGGACGTCGACAGGGCGGCCGAACTCGAGGACGTCGACGTCTTTCTCTCCCACGAGGCCCCAACGGGACTGCTCTCGTACGGCTACGACCCCGGCTGTGAACACGTCACCGGCCTCATCGAGACGCTCGCGCCCGAACTCTGTCTGGTCGGCCACCACCACACTCACCGCGAGACCGAGATAGCCGGCAGCCGGGTAGTGAGTCTCGCACCCGTCTGGGAACGGTACTACACGCTCGATCCCGACCGGCTGGAACTCGACGCACACGAGACACCGTGA
- a CDS encoding MBL fold metallo-hydrolase has product MSVEYDDLTFERLGHASIRIETGDDTVVYVDPWNDVLEGEPGDGDVVFVTHDDFDHYDPDAIAAVAGPDTTVAVYEAVDTDDLAFDVVDLPQEGETTVDGIDVETLPAYNDPDGEHVDDAGDPFHAEGDVIGLVLELADTSVFVPSDTDVLSHHESTAADVLVPPIGGHYTMDRHEAADLARSVEPELVLPCHYDTFDPIETDAEAFADDLEADDIRVELF; this is encoded by the coding sequence ATGTCCGTCGAGTACGACGATCTGACCTTCGAGCGACTCGGCCACGCGAGCATTCGTATCGAGACCGGTGACGACACCGTCGTCTACGTCGATCCCTGGAACGACGTCCTCGAGGGCGAACCCGGCGACGGCGACGTCGTGTTCGTCACACACGACGACTTCGATCACTACGATCCCGACGCCATCGCGGCCGTCGCCGGTCCGGACACCACGGTCGCCGTCTACGAGGCTGTCGACACCGACGACCTCGCGTTCGACGTCGTCGACCTGCCACAGGAGGGCGAAACTACCGTCGACGGGATCGACGTCGAGACCCTCCCGGCGTACAACGATCCCGACGGCGAGCACGTCGACGACGCCGGCGACCCCTTCCACGCCGAGGGTGACGTGATCGGGCTCGTTCTCGAGCTTGCCGACACGAGCGTCTTCGTCCCCTCCGATACGGACGTCCTGTCCCATCACGAGTCGACCGCCGCCGACGTCCTCGTCCCGCCGATCGGCGGCCACTACACGATGGACCGCCACGAGGCCGCCGACCTCGCTCGTAGCGTCGAGCCCGAACTCGTGTTGCCGTGTCACTACGACACGTTCGACCCCATCGAGACCGACGCCGAGGCGTTCGCAGACGACCTCGAGGCCGACGACATCCGCGTCGAACTGTTCTGA
- a CDS encoding helix-turn-helix domain-containing protein yields METTSSEQTVVPVNVDTLTAKQREVVLLALEHGYYETPRRTTLGELADKLDISSSAASQRLNAAERTLIRETFGRFVQK; encoded by the coding sequence ATGGAGACGACGTCGTCGGAACAGACGGTCGTACCCGTCAACGTCGACACGCTGACGGCAAAACAGCGCGAGGTCGTGTTGCTGGCGCTCGAGCACGGCTACTACGAGACGCCACGTCGAACGACGCTCGGCGAGCTCGCCGACAAACTCGATATCTCGAGTTCGGCGGCCTCCCAGCGGCTGAACGCCGCAGAACGGACCCTCATTCGAGAAACGTTCGGGCGATTCGTCCAGAAGTAG
- a CDS encoding M48 family metallopeptidase encodes MDGYRLRLSLFLRMGIAVSILAAVSLVVAVIIGILGGVLGLTAWDWILGGLVALATLPSLSDVTPAEAVHVAVIAALGLYFILDWWSTIARHTSATSLLQPTPVSLLATGWALGCLYLLAVEGSAAIVTAVETASAVGQLLLVFGLSGLLTVVVMVAESRREIRRLRERLVDDSVPAAETAPELEATVARLAQLAAVPTPGVYVTETDRAESFTLGNGETAAIVVSSGLQETLSAAELEAVLAHEVSHLANWDSRLMSAAIVPVLIAEDWIDERPDDVGDRFWNALFRLLKRVSQFGVAVLSRGREFHADAGAAALLGSPAALASALETLAEERRTPTTDLREWEQTVVALDILPPAADDRVSGPFRTHPPTEDRIARLRQLAAE; translated from the coding sequence ATGGACGGCTATCGACTCCGGCTCTCGCTGTTTCTCCGCATGGGAATTGCGGTCTCGATTCTCGCGGCGGTCTCGCTCGTCGTCGCAGTGATCATCGGCATCCTCGGGGGCGTACTCGGCCTGACCGCCTGGGACTGGATACTCGGCGGCCTCGTGGCACTCGCGACGTTGCCGTCGCTCAGCGACGTGACACCCGCCGAAGCGGTTCACGTCGCGGTGATCGCCGCGCTCGGGCTATATTTCATCCTCGACTGGTGGTCGACGATCGCCCGACACACCAGTGCGACGTCCCTGCTGCAGCCGACCCCCGTCTCCCTGCTGGCCACCGGCTGGGCGCTTGGCTGTCTGTACCTCCTCGCCGTCGAGGGAAGCGCGGCGATCGTCACGGCCGTCGAGACGGCCTCGGCGGTGGGACAGCTCCTGCTCGTGTTCGGCCTGAGCGGCCTCCTCACCGTCGTGGTGATGGTGGCCGAATCCCGGCGGGAAATCCGCCGGCTCCGGGAGCGACTCGTCGACGACAGCGTCCCCGCCGCAGAGACCGCCCCCGAACTTGAGGCGACGGTCGCCCGGCTTGCCCAGCTCGCAGCCGTGCCCACGCCGGGCGTCTACGTCACCGAGACCGACCGGGCCGAGTCGTTCACGCTCGGCAACGGCGAGACGGCCGCCATCGTCGTCTCGAGTGGGCTCCAAGAGACGCTCTCGGCGGCGGAGCTCGAGGCGGTGCTGGCCCACGAGGTCAGCCACCTGGCGAACTGGGACAGCCGGCTCATGTCGGCGGCGATCGTCCCCGTGTTGATCGCCGAGGACTGGATCGACGAGCGCCCGGACGACGTCGGCGACAGGTTCTGGAACGCCCTCTTCCGGCTGTTGAAGCGGGTCAGCCAGTTCGGCGTCGCCGTTCTCTCGCGTGGCCGGGAGTTTCACGCCGATGCGGGGGCGGCGGCGTTGCTCGGCTCGCCCGCGGCGCTTGCGAGCGCGCTCGAGACGCTCGCGGAGGAGAGGCGGACGCCGACGACGGATCTCCGGGAGTGGGAGCAGACGGTGGTCGCGCTCGACATCCTCCCGCCGGCAGCCGACGATCGCGTCTCCGGACCGTTCCGGACCCATCCCCCGACCGAGGACCGCATCGCACGACTCAGGCAGCTGGCGGCCGAGTGA
- a CDS encoding rhomboid family intramembrane serine protease produces the protein MSRVSASGSPIVETLVVFLLVAVAQTIAGLVGAMVGLFVLTPPVTENPWTIVTSVYAHDNLGHLFSNSVALVLFGWPVARATSRARFHAFFVTTGALAGVSQIWVAGAVFGVNAAVLGASGAVFALLGYLLAANPIAEGLASSVQLPQWFVWLVFLAMAAVVTVATASPRAALIAHFVGFLLGLVAGRARLLKVDDRRPAESVVA, from the coding sequence ATGTCCCGTGTATCGGCGTCGGGGAGTCCGATCGTCGAGACGCTCGTTGTCTTCCTGCTCGTCGCCGTCGCCCAGACGATCGCCGGGCTCGTCGGTGCGATGGTCGGCCTGTTCGTGCTCACTCCACCCGTCACCGAAAACCCGTGGACGATCGTCACGAGCGTCTACGCCCACGACAACCTCGGTCACCTGTTCTCGAACAGCGTCGCACTCGTCCTCTTTGGCTGGCCCGTCGCGCGTGCGACCTCGCGAGCCCGGTTTCACGCCTTCTTCGTCACGACCGGCGCGCTCGCCGGCGTCTCCCAGATCTGGGTCGCCGGGGCGGTCTTCGGCGTCAACGCTGCCGTCCTCGGGGCCAGCGGTGCGGTCTTCGCTCTGCTCGGCTACCTGCTCGCGGCGAACCCCATCGCCGAGGGGCTGGCCTCGAGCGTCCAGCTCCCGCAGTGGTTCGTCTGGCTCGTCTTCCTCGCGATGGCGGCCGTCGTCACGGTGGCGACGGCAAGTCCACGGGCCGCCCTGATCGCTCACTTCGTCGGCTTCCTGCTCGGACTGGTCGCGGGCCGGGCCCGGCTGCTCAAGGTGGACGACCGCCGCCCGGCCGAAAGCGTGGTGGCGTAG